In one Candidatus Polarisedimenticolaceae bacterium genomic region, the following are encoded:
- a CDS encoding CvpA family protein, whose amino-acid sequence MSLNGFDVVFLAAAVACAAYGLIRGFSRIAIGIASLVVAFLLASWFRDPVAAWLRGMGVKEAAAGLTAYAAIFLLTMLVGGAVAWVVRKVLKAALLSWADRLAGGALGLTAAILAGAFVIHPLAASSPWGRDLLSGSRLAPYASVVSDLANVVTPERYGAAYREEIGKLRKAWRGEVKPALERAVRAD is encoded by the coding sequence GTGAGTCTCAACGGGTTCGACGTGGTCTTCCTCGCGGCGGCCGTCGCCTGCGCCGCCTACGGCCTCATCCGGGGGTTCTCGCGCATCGCGATCGGGATCGCCTCCCTCGTCGTCGCGTTCCTGCTCGCCTCGTGGTTCCGCGACCCGGTCGCCGCATGGCTCCGGGGGATGGGGGTGAAGGAGGCCGCCGCCGGACTGACCGCCTACGCGGCGATCTTCCTCCTGACGATGCTCGTCGGCGGGGCCGTGGCCTGGGTGGTGCGGAAGGTCCTCAAGGCGGCGCTGCTCAGCTGGGCCGACCGCCTGGCCGGGGGGGCGCTGGGGCTCACGGCGGCGATCCTCGCCGGGGCGTTCGTGATCCACCCGCTCGCGGCGTCGTCTCCCTGGGGGCGGGATCTCCTGTCCGGCTCGCGGCTTGCGCCGTACGCCTCGGTCGTCTCCGACCTCGCGAACGTGGTCACGCCGGAGCGTTACGGCGCCGCGTATCGCGAGGAGATCGGAAAGCTCCGGAAGGCCTGGCGCGGAGAAGTGAAACCGGCGTTGGAGCGCGCCGTCCGGGCCGACTAG
- a CDS encoding PH domain-containing protein translates to MELDRDHPFDRNWVALERLTGWIAALVVGGGAMLASLIAVLVARPSLALGSLIFGAAMSLFLLLAAVATFWPEAAWRRSSWRLNARGLEIRRGVLWRSIVNVPRSRVQHTDVSQGPLERRFGLATLVVHTAGTAHASVEVPGLPHAVAIEVRDFLVSAGRGDAV, encoded by the coding sequence ATGGAACTCGACCGGGACCACCCCTTCGACCGCAACTGGGTCGCCCTCGAACGGCTCACCGGCTGGATCGCCGCGCTCGTGGTCGGCGGCGGCGCGATGCTGGCGAGCCTGATCGCCGTGCTCGTGGCGCGGCCCTCGCTCGCGCTCGGGTCGCTGATCTTCGGCGCCGCGATGTCCCTGTTCCTGCTGCTCGCCGCCGTCGCGACCTTCTGGCCGGAGGCGGCGTGGCGGAGGTCGTCGTGGCGGCTGAACGCACGCGGCCTGGAGATCCGGCGCGGGGTCCTCTGGCGCTCGATCGTCAACGTCCCCCGCTCGCGCGTGCAGCACACCGACGTCTCGCAGGGACCGCTCGAGCGGCGCTTCGGCCTCGCGACCCTCGTCGTGCACACGGCGGGAACCGCGCACGCCTCGGTCGAGGTGCCGGGACTCCCCCACGCCGTCGCGATCGAGGTCCGCGACTTCCTCGTGTCGGCGGGGCGCGGCGATGCCGTCTGA